In the Gaiellales bacterium genome, one interval contains:
- a CDS encoding MBL fold metallo-hydrolase, whose protein sequence is MPQPTTTELEPGLVQVTMPLPWALDHVHCYALAAPTGWTLVDAGLGTDQTLAWWDDVLERLGRPRVERLVITHYHPDHLGASAALARLTAAKEIVQGRLDRELSVAAWEQGDDADFERFLRNHGMPDELAAASTRAESGTAVHPAVPTLLVDEGDVVSAGGQPWRVLHLPGHADGHIALYDARRSRLLGGDVLLDDITPNVGRWPDTAADPLGRYLGTLERLAGLAPAVVYPGHGPVIHTAAARAREIAGHHDDRLDAAAGALAEGAESAYDAAQLIWRDEPLGFHEQRFALVEAISHLERLAATGRAVEHRPARWRPAPAG, encoded by the coding sequence ATGCCGCAGCCGACCACGACGGAGCTCGAGCCCGGCCTGGTGCAGGTCACCATGCCGCTGCCCTGGGCGCTCGACCACGTCCACTGCTACGCGCTCGCGGCCCCGACCGGCTGGACGCTGGTCGATGCGGGCCTCGGCACCGACCAGACGCTCGCCTGGTGGGACGACGTGCTCGAGAGACTCGGCCGCCCGCGGGTGGAGCGGCTCGTCATCACGCACTACCACCCCGACCACCTGGGTGCGAGCGCCGCCCTCGCACGCCTCACCGCGGCGAAGGAGATCGTGCAGGGCCGGCTCGACCGCGAGCTGTCGGTCGCGGCATGGGAGCAGGGCGACGATGCGGACTTCGAGCGCTTCCTCCGCAACCACGGCATGCCGGACGAGCTTGCCGCGGCCTCGACCCGGGCGGAGAGCGGCACGGCGGTGCACCCGGCGGTTCCGACCCTGCTCGTGGACGAGGGCGATGTCGTCAGCGCGGGTGGGCAGCCGTGGCGCGTGCTGCACCTGCCGGGCCACGCCGACGGCCACATCGCGCTGTACGACGCGCGGCGCAGCCGCCTGCTCGGAGGGGACGTCCTGCTCGACGACATCACCCCCAACGTCGGCCGCTGGCCGGACACCGCGGCGGACCCGCTCGGCCGCTACCTCGGCACGCTCGAGCGCCTCGCCGGTCTCGCCCCCGCGGTGGTCTATCCGGGCCACGGCCCGGTGATCCACACCGCGGCCGCGCGGGCGCGGGAGATCGCAGGCCACCATGACGACCGCCTCGACGCCGCGGCCGGCGCTCTGGCCGAGGGCGCGGAGTCGGCATACGACGCCGCGCAGCTGATCTGGCGGGACGAGCCGCTCGGGTTCCACGAGCAGCGCTTCGCGCTGGTCGAGGCGATCTCGCACCTCGAGCGGCTCGCTGCAACCGGCCGCGCCGTCGAGCACCGGCCGGCGCGCTGGCGTCCCGCTCCGGCGGGCTGA
- a CDS encoding FAD-dependent oxidoreductase yields MSDAWSDAEPRPFWLDSPLAPEPADALHGPAECELAVVGGGFTGLWAALQAKEQVPDRDVVLLEADLVAEGATGRNGGFADASLTHGLANGIDRFPDEIRVLERLGRENLAGIEDAIARHGIDCSWERPGYLTVATAEHQVGALRDFVSVMREHGLDADWLDAGAVRAEVDSPTYLGGLLQRTEAALVDPARLAWGLRRACIDLGVRVYERTPVRAMHELADGVQLSAPEGRLRAERVVLATNGFPPLVPAVRRYVAPIYDYVLVTEPLGEARMRSVGWRTRRGLADAANQFHYYRLTDDDRILWGGFDAIYHYGNAVAPELEQRPATFDLLSRQFFETFPQLEGVRFTHRWGGVIDTCSRFCVMFDRTMGGRVAYAVGYTGLGVAASRFGARVALDLVDGRDTEATRLRFVRSKPLPFPPEPLRFAGIRMTIRELARADRNGGRRSGYLRALDRLGLGFDS; encoded by the coding sequence GTGAGCGACGCCTGGAGCGATGCCGAGCCGAGGCCGTTCTGGCTCGACTCGCCGCTCGCGCCCGAGCCGGCCGATGCGTTGCACGGCCCGGCCGAATGCGAGCTTGCCGTCGTCGGAGGCGGGTTCACCGGCCTGTGGGCGGCGCTGCAGGCAAAGGAGCAGGTCCCCGACAGAGACGTCGTGCTGCTCGAGGCGGACCTCGTCGCCGAGGGCGCGACCGGTAGGAACGGCGGGTTTGCTGACGCGTCGCTGACACACGGGCTGGCGAACGGAATCGACCGCTTCCCCGACGAGATCCGGGTGCTGGAGCGCCTCGGGCGGGAGAACCTCGCGGGCATCGAGGACGCCATCGCGCGGCACGGCATCGACTGCTCCTGGGAGCGCCCCGGCTACCTCACCGTCGCGACGGCCGAGCACCAGGTGGGCGCGCTCCGCGACTTCGTCTCCGTCATGCGTGAGCACGGGCTGGACGCCGACTGGCTCGACGCCGGCGCGGTGCGGGCCGAGGTCGACTCGCCGACGTACCTCGGCGGGCTGCTCCAGCGGACGGAGGCGGCGCTGGTCGACCCGGCCCGGCTGGCATGGGGGCTCAGGCGCGCATGCATCGACCTCGGCGTCCGTGTGTACGAGCGCACGCCGGTGCGGGCGATGCACGAGCTTGCCGACGGCGTGCAGCTCTCCGCGCCGGAGGGTCGACTGCGGGCCGAGCGCGTGGTGCTAGCGACCAACGGGTTTCCTCCGCTCGTGCCGGCGGTCCGCCGCTACGTGGCGCCGATCTACGACTACGTGCTCGTCACCGAGCCGCTCGGCGAGGCGCGGATGCGGTCGGTCGGCTGGCGCACGCGCCGGGGGCTCGCGGACGCGGCGAACCAGTTCCACTACTACCGCCTCACCGACGACGACCGCATCCTCTGGGGCGGCTTCGACGCGATCTACCACTACGGCAATGCGGTTGCCCCCGAGCTCGAGCAGCGGCCGGCGACCTTCGACCTGCTCAGCCGCCAGTTCTTCGAGACGTTCCCGCAGCTCGAGGGCGTCCGATTCACGCACCGCTGGGGCGGGGTGATCGACACCTGCAGCAGGTTCTGCGTCATGTTCGACCGCACCATGGGCGGCCGCGTCGCCTACGCCGTCGGCTACACCGGGCTCGGCGTTGCGGCCAGCCGCTTCGGCGCGCGTGTGGCGCTGGATCTGGTGGACGGGCGCGACACCGAGGCCACGCGCCTGCGGTTCGTCCGCTCGAAGCCGCTGCCCTTCCCGCCCGAGCCGCTGCGGTTCGCGGGCATCCGCATGACGATCCGCGAGCTGGCGCGCGCCGACCGGAACGGCGGCCGCCGGAGCGGGTACCTGCGAGCGCTCGACCGGCTCGGGCTGGGCTTCGACAGCTGA
- a CDS encoding cupin domain-containing protein yields the protein MRSRGTFAVHIADLDLEPDPLDPTTVLEGEPEAFNRVVWQSEDGTVLRGVWQMTPGTATDTEAHEMFVVIAGRATIAPEGGEPFDIGPGDMGVLEEGARTTWTVHETLRKAYQIILPAG from the coding sequence ATGCGCAGCCGCGGAACATTCGCCGTGCACATCGCCGATCTCGACCTCGAGCCGGATCCGCTCGATCCCACGACGGTGCTGGAAGGCGAGCCCGAGGCGTTCAACCGCGTGGTCTGGCAGAGCGAGGACGGGACGGTGCTGCGCGGCGTCTGGCAGATGACGCCCGGCACCGCGACCGACACGGAGGCGCATGAGATGTTCGTCGTCATCGCAGGTCGCGCCACCATCGCACCCGAGGGCGGCGAGCCCTTCGATATCGGCCCGGGGGACATGGGCGTCCTCGAGGAGGGCGCGCGCACGACGTGGACCGTCCACGAGACGCTGCGCAAGGCATACCAGATCATCCTGCCGGCCGGGTGA
- the msrA gene encoding peptide-methionine (S)-S-oxide reductase MsrA, whose protein sequence is MTEKATFAAGCFWGVEYAFMQIDGVEATAVGYTGGTVESPDYRAVCSGRTGHAEAVEVEYDPDRVSYEQLLAVFWNEHDPTQKDRQGPDVGSQYRSEIFVHSPEQRRVAEQSLAAMQTHLGRPIVTQITDAGTFWRAEDYHQRYFEKHGQAACRMQAPSPVEPRTEPVEQKSGLLSSLLGR, encoded by the coding sequence ATGACCGAGAAGGCCACCTTCGCAGCAGGCTGCTTCTGGGGCGTCGAGTATGCGTTCATGCAGATCGACGGCGTCGAGGCGACGGCCGTCGGCTACACGGGCGGAACCGTCGAGAGCCCGGATTACCGCGCCGTCTGCAGCGGCCGCACGGGGCATGCCGAGGCCGTCGAGGTCGAGTACGACCCGGACCGGGTCTCCTACGAGCAGCTGCTCGCGGTGTTCTGGAACGAGCACGACCCGACGCAGAAGGACCGCCAGGGGCCGGACGTCGGCAGCCAGTACCGCTCGGAGATCTTCGTCCACTCCCCCGAGCAGCGCCGCGTCGCGGAGCAGTCGCTGGCCGCGATGCAGACGCACCTGGGACGGCCGATCGTCACCCAGATCACCGACGCCGGCACGTTCTGGCGGGCCGAGGACTACCACCAGCGGTACTTCGAGAAGCACGGCCAGGCCGCCTGCCGTATGCAGGCGCCCTCGCCGGTCGAGCCGCGGACGGAGCCGGTCGAGCAGAAGTCCGGGCTGCTGTCGAGCCTGCTCGGTCGCTGA
- a CDS encoding DUF2277 domain-containing protein has product MCRNIRPLHNYEPPTTEHEVHEAALQYVRKVSGMTKPSRANEDAFARAVEAVATATSDLLGELVTVAPPRDRAAEIERARERAAKRFAHSA; this is encoded by the coding sequence ATGTGCAGAAACATCCGACCACTCCACAACTACGAGCCGCCGACCACCGAGCATGAGGTGCACGAGGCAGCCCTGCAGTACGTCCGCAAGGTGAGCGGCATGACGAAGCCGTCGCGCGCCAACGAGGACGCGTTCGCGCGTGCCGTCGAGGCGGTCGCCACCGCGACCTCCGACCTGCTCGGCGAGCTCGTCACCGTCGCACCGCCGCGTGACCGCGCCGCCGAGATCGAGCGCGCACGCGAGCGAGCCGCCAAGCGGTTCGCCCACTCGGCCTAG